In one window of Paracoccus saliphilus DNA:
- a CDS encoding aldehyde dehydrogenase family protein: protein MNTITEILDSMDYGPAPEDSSAVRTWLESHAEGFGHFIDGKFTMPGNGFDVIEPATGGRIAHVSQGSQADVDAAVKAARRAQPKWAGLSGHDRARHLYALARHVQQHSRFLAVLESLNNGKPIRESRDIDLPLVARHFYHHAGWAELLEDEFPGAGPVGVCGQVIPWNFPLLMLAWKVAPALAAGNTVVLKPAEYTPLTALAFAQIAAECGLPKGVLNIVTGDGQTGAAICGHAGVDKVAFTGSTEVGRIIRRQIAGSGKKLTLELGGKSPFVVFADADLDAAVEGVVDAIWFNQGEVCCAGARILVGEAVAERFEDLLKARMKTLRVGDPLDKSTDVGAIVHPVQLDRIRELVEQGVAQGAVLHQGTAPEGCFYPPTVATGVEPASVLATEEVFGPVVTLTSFRTPDDAVALANNTRYGLAASIWSENVNLCLDIAAKIKAGVIWVNCTNVLDAGAGFGGYRESGFGREGGREGMSAYLTYPGPKAKKGGEAALPEPQVTPHGDGTGEGIDRTAKLYIGGKQVRPDSGYSYVVSGSKTAVGLAGLGNRKDIRNAVEAAHKAKGWGKATGHNRAQVLYYLAENLSARHVEFADRLRSLGASKEAARKEVETAIRRCFWYAAQADKFDGAVHQTKSAHVTLAMPEALGVMGIACPVTQPLLGFVSTVLPAISMGNAVIAIPSQIHPLAATDFYQLLETSDVPDGVVNIVTGLRDELAKTLAQHDDVAGVWYFGTSQGCAMVETESAGNLKQTWVEDGAVRDWMTPEGQGRLFLERATQVKNIWVPYGE from the coding sequence ATGAACACGATTACCGAGATTCTGGACAGCATGGATTACGGCCCGGCACCCGAGGACAGTTCCGCCGTCAGGACATGGCTGGAAAGCCATGCCGAAGGCTTCGGGCATTTCATCGATGGCAAGTTCACCATGCCGGGTAATGGCTTTGACGTCATCGAGCCAGCAACCGGAGGCAGGATCGCCCATGTCTCCCAAGGCAGTCAGGCGGATGTGGATGCCGCAGTCAAGGCGGCGCGACGGGCTCAGCCCAAATGGGCAGGGCTGTCGGGGCATGACCGGGCCCGCCATCTCTATGCGCTGGCACGGCATGTGCAGCAGCATTCCCGTTTCCTGGCGGTGCTGGAAAGCCTGAACAACGGCAAGCCGATCCGGGAAAGCCGCGATATCGATCTGCCTTTGGTGGCACGGCATTTCTATCACCATGCGGGATGGGCGGAACTGCTGGAGGATGAATTCCCCGGCGCGGGTCCAGTAGGGGTCTGCGGTCAGGTCATCCCGTGGAACTTTCCGTTGCTGATGCTGGCGTGGAAGGTCGCGCCCGCACTGGCGGCAGGCAATACGGTGGTGCTGAAACCGGCGGAATATACGCCGCTGACGGCACTTGCCTTTGCCCAGATCGCGGCGGAATGCGGGCTACCCAAGGGGGTGCTGAACATCGTGACCGGCGATGGACAGACCGGCGCGGCGATTTGCGGACATGCCGGCGTCGACAAGGTGGCTTTCACCGGCTCGACCGAGGTGGGAAGGATCATCCGTCGCCAGATCGCGGGCTCGGGCAAGAAGCTGACGTTGGAGCTGGGCGGTAAATCGCCCTTCGTGGTCTTTGCCGATGCCGATCTGGATGCTGCCGTCGAAGGCGTGGTGGACGCGATCTGGTTCAACCAAGGAGAGGTCTGCTGTGCCGGCGCACGAATCCTCGTGGGCGAAGCGGTTGCCGAGCGGTTCGAGGATCTGCTCAAGGCTAGGATGAAGACACTTCGCGTTGGCGATCCGCTGGACAAATCCACCGATGTGGGCGCGATCGTGCATCCCGTGCAACTGGACCGGATTCGCGAGCTAGTCGAACAGGGCGTCGCGCAAGGAGCCGTACTGCACCAGGGCACAGCACCCGAAGGATGCTTTTACCCGCCGACCGTGGCGACCGGAGTCGAGCCCGCCAGCGTATTGGCGACCGAAGAGGTTTTCGGACCCGTGGTCACCCTGACCTCGTTCCGCACTCCTGACGACGCGGTGGCGCTGGCGAACAATACCCGGTACGGGCTGGCTGCCTCGATCTGGTCCGAGAATGTGAACCTGTGTCTCGACATCGCGGCGAAGATCAAGGCGGGGGTAATCTGGGTCAACTGCACGAATGTCCTCGATGCGGGGGCAGGCTTCGGCGGTTATCGTGAAAGCGGCTTCGGTCGCGAAGGCGGTCGCGAGGGCATGTCGGCCTATTTGACCTATCCCGGGCCCAAGGCGAAAAAAGGCGGCGAGGCCGCGCTGCCCGAGCCGCAGGTGACCCCGCATGGCGACGGGACTGGCGAGGGCATAGATCGTACGGCCAAGCTGTATATCGGCGGCAAGCAGGTCCGGCCCGATAGCGGCTATTCCTATGTCGTCAGCGGATCTAAGACTGCCGTGGGTCTTGCGGGGCTCGGAAACCGCAAGGATATCCGGAATGCGGTCGAGGCGGCGCATAAAGCCAAGGGATGGGGGAAGGCCACAGGCCACAACCGGGCACAGGTTCTCTATTATCTGGCTGAAAACCTGTCGGCACGTCATGTCGAGTTCGCGGACCGGCTGCGCAGTCTCGGCGCATCGAAAGAGGCCGCCCGCAAGGAGGTGGAAACAGCGATACGGCGCTGCTTCTGGTATGCCGCGCAGGCCGACAAGTTCGATGGCGCCGTGCATCAGACGAAAAGCGCGCATGTCACACTTGCCATGCCTGAAGCGCTAGGGGTTATGGGGATCGCCTGTCCGGTGACCCAACCGTTGCTGGGATTCGTTTCGACCGTGTTGCCTGCGATTTCCATGGGCAATGCCGTGATCGCGATCCCCTCGCAAATCCATCCGCTGGCAGCGACAGACTTCTATCAACTACTTGAGACCTCTGACGTGCCGGACGGCGTCGTGAATATCGTGACCGGTCTGCGCGATGAGTTGGCAAAAACGCTCGCCCAACATGACGACGTCGCCGGTGTCTGGTATTTTGGAACATCGCAGGGCTGCGCCATGGTCGAGACGGAAAGCGCCGGAAATCTCAAGCAGACTTGGGTTGAAGATGGCGCTGTTCGAGATTGGATGACCCCGGAGGGGCAGGGGCGCCTGTTCCTTGAGCGCGCCACGCAGGTAAAGAATATCTGGGTGCCTTACGGCGAGTGA
- the iolB gene encoding 5-deoxy-glucuronate isomerase, translating to MSQLLRRPFGSHGKIHQITPADAGWRYVGFSLYRLRPGESAEEATGSNEVILVMVEGKASFQAADRDWGVLGERMDVFEKTPPHCLYVPNGAEWRAVAESDCTIAVCAAPGRGGHEARRIGPDGISLTERGKGGNTRYINNIAMEAEDYCDSLLVTEVFTPAGHWSSYPSHRHDEDDFPRITYLEETYYHRLNPGDGWAVQRVYTDDGSLDEVMAVRNHDVVLVPRGHHPCGAPYGFELYYLNVMAGPRRNWRFVPAPEVEGVIAQDAE from the coding sequence ATGAGTCAGCTACTGCGCAGACCATTCGGCAGCCATGGCAAGATCCACCAGATCACGCCAGCGGATGCGGGCTGGCGATACGTGGGATTTTCCCTTTACCGGTTGCGGCCCGGAGAGAGCGCCGAGGAGGCGACCGGCAGCAACGAGGTGATCCTGGTCATGGTCGAGGGCAAGGCCTCCTTCCAGGCTGCGGACCGGGACTGGGGCGTGCTCGGCGAGCGGATGGATGTGTTCGAGAAGACCCCGCCGCATTGCCTTTATGTGCCCAATGGTGCGGAGTGGCGCGCCGTGGCCGAGAGTGATTGCACCATCGCGGTTTGCGCCGCCCCCGGCCGGGGCGGGCATGAGGCACGGCGGATCGGGCCGGACGGCATCAGCCTGACCGAGCGCGGCAAGGGCGGCAATACCCGCTATATCAACAATATCGCCATGGAGGCCGAGGATTACTGCGACAGCCTGCTGGTGACCGAAGTGTTCACGCCAGCCGGGCATTGGTCCTCCTATCCCAGCCATCGCCATGACGAGGACGATTTCCCGCGCATCACCTATCTGGAAGAGACCTATTACCATCGCCTGAATCCGGGGGATGGCTGGGCGGTGCAGCGGGTCTATACCGATGACGGCAGTCTCGATGAGGTGATGGCGGTGCGGAACCATGACGTGGTGCTGGTGCCGCGTGGCCATCATCCCTGTGGGGCTCCCTATGGGTTTGAGCTGTATTACCTCAATGTCATGGCGGGGCCGCGCAGGAATTGGCGCTTCGTGCCGGCGCCGGAAGTGGAGGGGGTTATTGCTCAGGATGCAGAGTGA
- a CDS encoding response regulator transcription factor codes for MSDTTQIVFIVDDDPDIRSSLLRALRIRGFEAQAFASAAEFLEVYDSSQIGCLILDQGMPDMTGLELQQHLKEKGCAIPIIFITGHGGVPESVQAMKGGAVDFLEKPFRQSELIECIQNALSMAEVMHATIEKNRILQERLSKLTPREKEIVNHMLSRPSEVSSKEIGRHLNISPRTVDNHRARILEKLEIGSVVELVSLTR; via the coding sequence ATGTCTGATACGACCCAGATTGTTTTCATCGTGGACGACGATCCGGATATCAGGTCTTCGCTCTTGCGCGCCCTTCGCATTCGCGGATTTGAAGCGCAGGCTTTTGCCTCTGCCGCCGAGTTTCTAGAGGTTTATGACAGTAGCCAGATCGGCTGCCTTATCCTCGATCAAGGCATGCCCGACATGACGGGGTTGGAGCTGCAGCAGCATCTCAAGGAAAAAGGCTGCGCCATCCCCATCATCTTCATCACCGGACATGGAGGCGTACCCGAATCGGTTCAGGCCATGAAAGGCGGAGCGGTTGATTTCCTGGAAAAGCCATTCCGCCAGTCAGAGTTGATCGAATGTATTCAAAACGCGTTGAGCATGGCAGAGGTTATGCACGCGACCATCGAAAAGAATCGGATTCTGCAAGAGCGTCTCTCCAAACTGACACCGCGTGAAAAGGAGATCGTCAATCACATGCTCTCGCGCCCATCCGAGGTCTCCAGCAAGGAGATCGGTCGGCATCTGAATATCAGCCCAAGAACCGTGGACAATCACCGAGCAAGGATCCTGGAAAAACTGGAAATAGGTTCGGTGGTGGAACTCGTGTCATTGACGCGATAG
- the iolE gene encoding myo-inosose-2 dehydratase, giving the protein MIFYGTNPIAWSNDDDHSIGDHLSLDDCLSDCREIGFDGIEKGHKMPSEGAALKSALGAYGLRFIGGWHSTNILADGSTLESEKAAMDAHIVMSKAAGTDILIVCECSNTVHGRPDVPVNDRPVLSDGEWDRFMAGINALAHHASAQGMRFCYHHHMGTCVESAADIDRFMAAAGPEVKLLLDTGHCLFGGADPAEVARKHMDRVGHIHCKNIRRPVMEQVRAEGLSFIEGVKRGAFTVPGDPEGCVAFEPVLKIAAEHGYRGWLVIEAEQDSAIREPLHYQRMGHEALRRMAVEAGLDREAAA; this is encoded by the coding sequence ATGATTTTCTATGGCACCAATCCGATTGCCTGGTCGAATGACGACGACCACTCGATCGGCGATCATCTGAGCCTGGATGACTGCCTGTCCGATTGCCGCGAGATCGGTTTCGACGGAATCGAGAAGGGCCACAAGATGCCCTCGGAGGGTGCGGCGTTGAAATCGGCGCTTGGCGCTTACGGGCTGCGCTTTATCGGTGGCTGGCATTCGACCAATATTCTTGCCGATGGTTCGACGCTGGAATCCGAGAAGGCGGCGATGGATGCGCATATCGTCATGTCGAAAGCGGCGGGGACGGATATTCTGATCGTCTGCGAATGCTCGAACACCGTGCATGGCCGACCGGATGTGCCAGTGAATGACCGGCCGGTCCTGTCGGATGGTGAATGGGATCGTTTCATGGCCGGGATCAACGCGCTGGCCCATCACGCCAGCGCGCAGGGGATGCGTTTCTGCTATCATCACCACATGGGGACCTGCGTGGAGAGCGCGGCGGATATCGACCGTTTCATGGCGGCGGCGGGGCCGGAGGTGAAACTGCTGCTGGATACCGGGCATTGCCTGTTCGGCGGCGCGGATCCGGCGGAAGTGGCGCGGAAACATATGGACCGGGTGGGGCATATCCATTGCAAGAATATCCGCCGACCCGTCATGGAGCAGGTGCGCGCCGAGGGGCTGAGCTTTATCGAGGGGGTAAAGCGGGGCGCCTTCACGGTGCCGGGTGATCCCGAGGGCTGTGTCGCCTTCGAGCCGGTGCTGAAGATCGCCGCCGAGCATGGTTACCGGGGCTGGCTGGTGATCGAGGCCGAGCAGGATAGCGCGATCCGCGAGCCTCTGCATTATCAGCGCATGGGGCATGAGGCGCTGCGTCGCATGGCGGTCGAAGCGGGGCTCGACCGGGAAGCCGCCGCGTGA
- a CDS encoding cache domain-containing protein → MKNSLGALLAIGLAGLQLVAVLAVVFTSYVTSERAMLSHAQKILGDVGTNATEHSKGFLRPARGAAELAARLSEHRILASDDPKILERFLFQQLKVTPQFSSLYYGSEDGSFVFVMRDPGQIPFRTKIITVNGETRRSEQIWRNANFEEIKSEVDPTDRFDPRTRPWYTRARDTLDTIWTDPYIFFTSQQPGITLAAPVRENDDGDIRGVVGVDIEISSISEFLSNLSIGNTGKALIINRNGDVIAHPNRDLLKTKDTDGTLRFQNIREFEDEIAREAFSWLGDGFDPPTHKEAFSKFTFNNEVYISTLTPVISDNLPWTIAVYAPEIDFIGGLKRSRAISIWIAVLVAIATGVAGLALANYIYRPVRAFAVRSALVAQGEIDPSEPMPSTYRELAHANETLMQQIVARKKAEREYGQTFDLSSRAMAQTAPETGKLLKVNTKFCEITGYNANDVKDMRYVDLIHPDDRTLFNSDFFAAGDSFATRHEVRFIRKNGESIDVAVNAILIRDHNGNPLHAVVTLDDITESKAQENQIARLNRDLIHMSRGHTLGQMAAGLAHELNQPLAAIAQNTDTALLIVGSLQDSPPELREILTEVEEQSLRAGDIIRALRGFIMKDAASAISFDVVALSRQAKRLVQPEATEAGVTITPPEGSPPMVSANRIQVAQVIVNLLRNAVEAIGDSDLVRREITVTVQQIASHLEISVEDTGPGISDEIELFTEFETTKTNGMGLGLSICRTMIEANGGKLWHDATYTSGARFCFTLPVHQDSPEDEAGSEKRS, encoded by the coding sequence ATGAAAAACTCGCTTGGTGCGCTCCTCGCAATTGGCCTGGCGGGTCTTCAACTCGTCGCGGTCCTTGCCGTCGTGTTCACATCCTATGTCACGTCGGAACGGGCGATGCTTAGCCATGCGCAAAAGATCCTCGGCGATGTGGGGACAAATGCGACAGAGCATTCCAAGGGCTTTCTGCGCCCCGCGCGCGGCGCGGCGGAACTCGCCGCACGGCTTTCGGAACATCGCATCCTGGCCAGTGACGATCCCAAGATCCTGGAGCGTTTTCTCTTCCAGCAACTCAAGGTCACGCCGCAATTCTCGAGCCTCTATTACGGCTCGGAGGACGGCAGTTTCGTCTTCGTCATGCGCGATCCCGGACAGATACCGTTTCGGACAAAGATCATTACAGTGAATGGCGAAACACGGCGTAGCGAACAAATCTGGCGGAACGCGAATTTCGAGGAAATCAAGAGCGAGGTGGATCCGACCGACAGGTTCGATCCAAGAACTCGCCCCTGGTACACCCGCGCGCGCGATACCCTGGATACAATCTGGACCGACCCCTACATCTTCTTCACCTCCCAACAGCCCGGAATCACGCTGGCAGCGCCGGTTCGCGAGAATGATGACGGGGACATCCGCGGCGTCGTCGGGGTGGATATCGAGATCAGCAGCATTTCTGAATTCCTGTCGAACCTGAGCATCGGCAATACCGGCAAGGCGCTGATCATCAATCGCAACGGCGATGTCATCGCGCATCCAAATCGCGACTTGCTCAAAACCAAGGATACCGACGGCACCCTGCGCTTTCAGAACATCCGGGAATTCGAAGACGAGATCGCGCGGGAGGCATTTTCATGGCTAGGCGACGGTTTCGATCCGCCGACGCATAAGGAAGCCTTTTCCAAGTTCACCTTCAACAACGAAGTCTACATCTCGACACTGACACCGGTCATCAGCGACAACTTGCCTTGGACCATTGCCGTATACGCGCCGGAGATCGACTTCATCGGCGGGCTAAAGCGCAGCCGGGCGATCAGCATCTGGATCGCTGTGCTCGTCGCCATTGCAACCGGAGTCGCAGGGCTGGCTTTGGCCAACTACATCTATCGTCCGGTCCGCGCCTTTGCCGTTCGATCGGCACTTGTCGCGCAAGGTGAAATCGATCCCTCCGAGCCTATGCCCAGCACCTACCGGGAATTGGCCCACGCCAATGAAACATTGATGCAGCAGATCGTCGCACGCAAGAAAGCTGAGCGCGAATACGGGCAGACATTCGACCTGTCATCCCGGGCAATGGCCCAAACCGCCCCTGAAACCGGCAAGCTGTTAAAGGTGAATACGAAATTCTGTGAAATCACCGGTTACAACGCGAACGACGTCAAGGATATGCGTTATGTCGACCTGATCCACCCCGATGATCGCACCCTTTTCAACTCGGATTTCTTTGCTGCCGGCGACAGCTTTGCGACACGGCATGAGGTCCGTTTCATCCGCAAGAACGGCGAGAGCATCGATGTCGCCGTGAACGCCATCCTGATACGCGACCACAATGGCAACCCGCTGCATGCGGTTGTGACCCTGGATGATATTACCGAAAGCAAAGCCCAGGAAAACCAGATTGCCCGCCTGAACCGCGATCTGATCCACATGTCGCGAGGACATACATTGGGACAGATGGCAGCCGGTCTTGCCCATGAACTGAACCAGCCCCTTGCCGCCATAGCCCAGAACACGGATACTGCATTGCTGATCGTCGGCTCTCTTCAGGACAGCCCACCCGAATTGCGGGAGATCCTGACGGAGGTCGAAGAGCAATCATTGCGGGCGGGTGACATCATCCGGGCATTGCGTGGCTTCATCATGAAGGACGCAGCCAGCGCAATCTCGTTCGATGTCGTCGCACTAAGCAGGCAGGCAAAGCGGCTGGTCCAGCCCGAAGCAACCGAAGCCGGCGTCACGATCACCCCGCCAGAGGGTTCCCCCCCGATGGTCAGTGCAAATCGGATCCAGGTCGCGCAGGTTATCGTCAACCTTCTGAGAAATGCCGTCGAGGCCATTGGCGATAGCGATCTTGTCCGTCGTGAAATCACTGTTACTGTCCAGCAGATCGCTTCTCATCTGGAAATATCTGTCGAGGATACGGGACCGGGCATCAGTGACGAAATCGAATTGTTCACCGAATTCGAAACAACCAAGACAAATGGCATGGGGCTTGGCCTTTCGATTTGCCGCACGATGATCGAAGCAAATGGTGGAAAACTCTGGCATGATGCAACCTACACGAGCGGAGCGCGTTTTTGCTTCACCTTGCCAGTGCATCAGGATAGCCCTGAAGATGAAGCAGGATCCGAGAAACGAAGCTGA
- the iolD gene encoding 3D-(3,5/4)-trihydroxycyclohexane-1,2-dione acylhydrolase (decyclizing): MGETVRLTAAQAMTRWLSVQMTGEGERFIEGVWAIFGHGNVAGIGEALHRIGDALPTWRGQNEQTMAHAAIAYAKGKSRRRAMAVTSSIGPGATNMVTAAALAHVNRLPVLFIAGDVFANRRPDPVLQQVEDFDDGTVSANDCFCPVVRYFDRITRPEHLLTALPRALRVMTDPANCGPVCLSFCQDVQTEAYDWPETFFAPRVWHIRRPEPDARELEEVAGLIRAAKVPVIVCGGGVIYSGAEAVLAEFAERHNIPVIETQAGKSALAQAHEMNYGAAGVDGSAAANRMAAKADLVIGVGTRLQDFTTGSRTLFGEAKLIGINVQPHDAAKHGAVSLVADAKVALEKLTAELGDYRADAADPQARAEWLAAVDAHCAAPAGENELPTDAQVIGAVQRASTPASIAMCAAGTMPGALKLLWQPAQGGYHMEYGYSCMGYEIAGAMGLKLAQPDREVLCFVGDGSYMMANSELATAVMRRIPFTVILTDNRGYGCINRLQQGCGGEEFNNLYKHCNVEAQPQIDFVAHAASMGAHAVKATGIPDLEAQIAAARTRDIPTVIVIDTTAAPGPGDGLEAAGHWWDVAVPEVAGSEKLKRAYAEYLGHAARQSLAN; the protein is encoded by the coding sequence ATGGGGGAAACGGTTCGGCTGACGGCGGCTCAGGCCATGACGCGCTGGCTTTCGGTACAGATGACCGGGGAGGGTGAGCGCTTCATCGAAGGGGTCTGGGCGATTTTCGGGCATGGCAATGTGGCCGGGATCGGTGAGGCACTGCACCGGATCGGCGATGCCCTGCCGACATGGCGCGGGCAGAACGAACAGACGATGGCCCATGCCGCGATTGCCTATGCCAAGGGCAAGTCGCGCAGGCGGGCGATGGCGGTTACGAGTTCCATCGGGCCGGGGGCGACGAATATGGTGACTGCGGCGGCCCTGGCGCATGTAAACCGGCTGCCGGTGCTGTTCATCGCCGGTGATGTCTTTGCGAACCGCAGGCCGGATCCGGTATTGCAGCAGGTGGAGGATTTTGACGACGGGACCGTCAGCGCGAATGATTGTTTCTGCCCGGTGGTGCGTTATTTCGACCGCATCACCCGGCCCGAGCATCTGCTGACCGCGTTGCCGCGCGCGCTGCGAGTGATGACCGACCCGGCCAATTGCGGGCCGGTCTGCCTGTCCTTCTGCCAGGATGTGCAGACCGAGGCCTATGACTGGCCCGAGACGTTCTTTGCGCCGCGCGTCTGGCATATCCGGCGGCCCGAGCCGGATGCGCGTGAGTTGGAAGAGGTTGCGGGGCTGATCCGGGCGGCGAAAGTCCCGGTGATCGTCTGCGGCGGCGGGGTGATCTATTCCGGGGCGGAGGCTGTTCTGGCCGAGTTCGCCGAGCGTCACAATATACCCGTGATCGAGACGCAGGCGGGGAAATCAGCGCTCGCGCAGGCGCATGAGATGAATTACGGCGCGGCGGGGGTCGATGGCTCGGCGGCGGCGAACCGGATGGCGGCGAAGGCCGATCTGGTGATCGGGGTCGGCACGCGGTTGCAGGATTTCACCACCGGATCGCGGACCCTGTTTGGGGAGGCGAAGCTGATCGGCATCAATGTGCAGCCTCATGATGCCGCCAAGCATGGCGCGGTGAGCCTTGTCGCCGATGCGAAAGTGGCGCTGGAGAAGCTGACGGCAGAGCTGGGCGATTACCGGGCCGATGCCGCCGATCCGCAGGCGCGCGCCGAATGGCTGGCGGCGGTGGATGCGCATTGCGCGGCGCCTGCCGGGGAGAACGAGTTGCCGACGGATGCGCAGGTGATCGGGGCGGTGCAGCGGGCCTCGACCCCGGCCAGTATCGCCATGTGTGCAGCGGGCACCATGCCGGGCGCCTTAAAGCTGCTGTGGCAGCCCGCACAGGGCGGCTATCATATGGAATATGGCTATAGCTGCATGGGCTACGAGATCGCGGGCGCGATGGGGCTGAAGCTGGCGCAGCCGGACCGCGAGGTTCTGTGCTTCGTGGGCGATGGCAGTTACATGATGGCGAATTCCGAACTGGCGACGGCGGTGATGCGGCGCATCCCCTTTACCGTGATCCTGACCGACAATCGCGGTTATGGCTGTATCAACCGGCTGCAACAGGGCTGCGGCGGGGAAGAGTTCAACAATCTCTACAAGCACTGCAATGTCGAGGCGCAGCCGCAGATCGACTTTGTTGCACATGCCGCCAGCATGGGCGCTCATGCGGTGAAGGCAACGGGCATCCCCGATCTGGAGGCGCAGATCGCGGCGGCGCGAACCCGCGACATCCCGACCGTGATCGTGATCGACACCACCGCTGCGCCGGGGCCGGGCGACGGTCTGGAAGCGGCGGGCCATTGGTGGGATGTCGCCGTGCCGGAGGTGGCCGGCAGCGAGAAGCTGAAACGGGCCTATGCCGAATATCTGGGCCATGCCGCACGGCAGAGCCTTGCGAATTGA
- the deoC gene encoding deoxyribose-phosphate aldolase, translating to MDSDKEPARNAGMPLATEMFEGHAVNRSAAERRAATIGTRRSVKKAYQAAWLVNAVRCIDLTTLAGDDTAARVRRLCAKARNPIAPHVLEGLGLADMGLTTGAVCVYPTMVAHAVSALEGSGVPVASVATGFPAGLMPLHLRLEEIRYAVGEGAQEIDIVITREHVLTGNWQALYDEIAAMREACGEAHMKAILATGDLQTLRNVYAASMVAMQAGADFIKTSTGKEGVNATLPVSLVMIRALRDYGQATGYRIGFKPAGGIKSAKDALTWQMLMKEELGRDWLNPDLFRFGASSMLGDIERQLEHHVTGRYASSSRHATA from the coding sequence ATGGATTCCGACAAGGAGCCTGCGCGCAATGCGGGGATGCCCCTTGCCACCGAGATGTTCGAGGGCCACGCGGTCAATCGTTCCGCAGCCGAGCGGCGCGCGGCAACGATCGGCACGAGACGCTCGGTCAAGAAGGCTTACCAAGCGGCGTGGCTCGTCAATGCGGTTCGCTGCATCGACCTGACAACGCTTGCGGGCGATGATACCGCCGCACGGGTCCGTAGGCTTTGCGCCAAGGCGCGCAACCCGATTGCCCCGCATGTGCTGGAGGGTTTGGGGCTGGCCGATATGGGGCTGACCACGGGCGCAGTTTGTGTCTATCCGACGATGGTCGCGCATGCGGTAAGCGCGCTGGAGGGCTCGGGCGTGCCGGTGGCCTCGGTCGCGACGGGTTTTCCGGCCGGTTTGATGCCGCTGCATTTGCGTCTCGAAGAAATCCGATATGCGGTGGGGGAAGGTGCGCAGGAGATCGATATCGTCATCACCCGTGAGCACGTGCTGACCGGCAACTGGCAGGCGCTTTACGACGAGATCGCCGCGATGCGCGAGGCCTGTGGCGAGGCGCATATGAAGGCCATTCTTGCCACCGGGGATTTGCAGACTCTGCGCAATGTCTATGCCGCCTCGATGGTGGCAATGCAGGCGGGGGCCGATTTCATCAAGACCTCGACGGGCAAGGAGGGTGTCAACGCGACGCTGCCTGTCAGCCTGGTCATGATCCGTGCGTTGCGCGACTACGGACAGGCGACGGGATACCGCATCGGCTTCAAACCGGCGGGCGGGATAAAATCCGCCAAGGACGCGCTGACATGGCAAATGCTGATGAAAGAGGAACTGGGGCGGGATTGGCTCAATCCCGATCTGTTCCGCTTTGGCGCCTCGTCAATGCTTGGCGATATCGAACGTCAGCTCGAACACCATGTCACCGGGCGTTACGCCTCATCTAGCCGGCACGCCACTGCCTGA